AAGAACGGCTGCATCACGGCGGTCAAGGGCGCCGGCTTCTTCTGCGACTACGTGCGTGAGGTGTTCCTGAGCGACCCGGTCTTCGGCAAGTCCAAGGAGGCGCGGGCCAAGATCTGGAACCAGGGCGGCCTGACCATCCGTACGACGCTCGACCCGCAGTCGCAGAAGTCGGCGCAGGCGTCGATCAAGGAACACGTCAACAAGAGCGACGACGTGGCGACCGCCGCCACCATCGTCGAGCCCGGCACCGGCAAGATCCTCGCCATGGGCCAGTCCCGTCCGTACGGCTTCGGCAAGCACGAGACGCAGATCAACCTGTCCGTGAACAAGGACATGGGCGGCGGTGCGGGCTACCAGCCGGGTTCGACGTTCAAGCCGATCGTGGCCGCGGCCGCCATAGAGGGCGGCAAGTCTGCGACCCAGCAGTACTCGTCGCCGTACGAGATGGAGTACCCGAGCCCGATCTCGGCCTGTGACGGCAGGATCTGGAAGAACGACCCGAGCGACCCGGCGAAGCTCAGCAACGAGAACGAGTCGGAGCACGGCCCGTACGGCATGAAGGAAGCGACCGCCAAGTCGGTCAACACCTACTACGTGCAGCTCATCAGCGACATCGGCATCTGCCCGGCCACCGAGATGGCCGCGAAGATGGGTGCGGACCGGGCGGACGGCCGGAAGATGGACCAGGCTCCGTCGATCGCCCTGGGCACCCAGGAGATGTCGCCGCTGACGATGGCGAACGCATACGCGACGTTCGCCTCGCGCGGCATGTACTGCACGCCGATCGCCATCGAGTCGATCAGCCAGGTCGTCGGCGGCGCGAAGAAGTCCCTGGAGGTCCCCAAGTCGACCTGCTCGCGGGCGATGTCGGAGACAACCGCCGACACGGTCAGCACGCTCCTGAAGGGCGTGGTCGAGGACGGTACGGGCCAGCAGGCGGGCCTCGGCAGCCGCCCGAGCGCGGGTAAGACCGGTACGACGGACTCCCGCTACGCGGCCTGGTTCGTCGGCTACACGCCGAACATGGCGGGCGCGGTCTGGGTCGGCGACCCCGCGCACAAGCGGCGGATGACCGAGATCAGCATCGGCGGCGTCTACCACGCCAAGGTCTACGGCGGTGAGGTCCCCGGACCGATCTGGCGCGACATGATGACCGGCGCCCTGGACGGCAGGCCCGCCCCCGACTTCAACCTCGTCAACATCCCGGACCCCGAGAAGAGCAAGGGCCGCGACGACGGCGACAACGGGGACCACCACGGCAACGGCAACGGCAACGGGAACGGCAACGGCGACAACGGGGGCCAGACCGACGGCGGGACGGACGGCGGCACCGACGGCGGCACGTTCCCGACGCCCACCTTCTCGCTCCCTGACGGCTTCATTCAGGGGCAGTCGAACGGCGGGAACGGGAATGGCGGAGGCAACGGTCCCTGATCGTTCCCGATCGCCCCTGGTACCGGGCGTAGGGGACATTCCGGATAGTGCGGTTACGGCGGTGGGGGCGCCCCTTGCATCAAGGGGCGCCCCCACCGCCGTACATGTGCGAGAAGTCGGCTCAGGCGCCCGCGAGGAGCTGCTTGACCAGGGCGGCGACCCGGCCGCCCTCGGCCAGACCGGCCACCTTCGGGTTCACGATCTTCATCACCTGGCCCATGGCGCGCGGCCCCTCGGCGCCCGCGGCCCTGGCGTCCTCGACGGCCTGGGCGACGATCTGCTGGAGCTCCTCGTCGGACAGCTGCTTGGGGAGGTACGCGGCGAGGATCTCGCCCTCCGCCTTCTCGCGCTCGGCCGACTCGGCGCGACCGCCCTGGGCGAAGGCGTCGGCGGCCTCACGACGCTTCTTCGCCTCCTTGGTGATCACCTTCTGCACCTCGTCGTCGGAGAGCTCGCGCTTCGTCGTGCCCGCGACCTCCTCCTTGGTGATCGCGGTGAGGGTCAGCCGGAGCGTCGAGGAGCGGAGCTCGTCGCGCTCCTTGATGGCGGCGTTGAGGTCTGCCTGCAGCTTCGACTTGAGGTTGGTCATGTTGCCGATTGTCGCAGGTGTGGTGAGGCGAACGCCCGTCGATTTCCCGGCCGGGGAGGGAGGTGGGAGCGCGCGAGGGGACGGAGGAGGCACCGTGGCGCCTTGGTTGTCCCTGGTTGTCCACAGGCGGCGCATGCGGTCGTGGGCGGTCTGACACGATGGACGCATGCGCGCGCGATACGGAGTACCCCTGGGAATCATGGCGGCCGGTGCCGCCGGTCTCCTCTACTCTGCGGGTTTCGAGGCCCGTTCCTTCCGGCTGCGACGGGTGACGGTTCCCGTCCTGCCCCCCGGGATGCGCCCCCTGCGTGTCCTTCAGGTCTCCGACATCCACATGGTGGGCGGCCAGTACAAGAAGCAGCGCTGGCTGCGCTCGCTGGCCGGGCTGCGCCCCGACTTCGTCATCAACACCGGGGACAACCTCTCGGACACGGAGGGCGTGCCCGAGGTGCTGGACGCGCTGGGCCCGCTGATGGAGTTCCCGGGGGCGTACGTCTTCGGTTCGAACGACTACTACGGCCCCAGGCCCCGCAACCCCGCCCGGTACCTGTTCGAGAAGGCCCAGGGCCGCCACGGTCTGAACGGCAACGCCCCCGTCGTCAACGCGGTCCACAACCCGTGGGAGGACCTGCGCGACGGCTTCGACGCGGCGGGCTGGCTGAACCTGACGAACTGCCGCGGGACGCTGAAGATCGAGGGCGCGGAGATCGAGCTGACCGGCCTCGACGACCCGCACATCAAGCGCGACCGGTACGCGCGCGTGGCGGGCGGTCCGTCCGAGGGTGCGGACTTCTCGATGGGTGTGGTGCATGCCCCGTACCTGCGCACGCTGGACGCGTTCACGGCGGACGGCTATCCGCTGGTCCTGGCCGGCCACACCCACGGCGGCCAGCTCTGCCTCCCCTTCTACGGCGCCTTCGTCACCAACTGCGATCTCGACACGGACCGCGTGAAGGGCCTGTCCAAGCACACGGCGGAGGGCCGCACGTCGTACCTGCACGTCTCGGCGGGCTGCGGAACCAACCGCTATACGCCGGTACGGTTCGCCTGCCCGCCGGAGGCTTCGCTGCTGACTCTCGTGGGGCGGGAGTAGGCGGCCGACCAGAGCGGGACCCGGTAAGGGCTGAACGGGACCCGGCAAAGGCTGAACAGGTAACCCGAGCGGCCTGCCCATATCGCCCGAATTGTCGGGTCCGCTTAGCGTGAGGGCATGACCACCCCGATACCCAAGGACATACCGGACCTGCCCGCGATTACGGGCATGCCCGCGCTGATGCCGTCCGTCGTCCCCGCGTCGGCGGTGGTGGCCCCCGTGCGCCGCCCGCTGGCAGCCGCCTTCCGTCTGCTGGTCGCGCTGGTCGCGGCGGCGGGCGTGACGATCGACCTGGTCGTCGGCAGCCCGGCCCGGGTCCTGAGCTACTTCACGATCCAGAGCAACATCCTCGTCGCCCTGGTGTTCACGCTGGCGGCGGCACGGGCATGGACGGCCCGCCGCCCGCTGCCCCCGCTGGTGACGGGCGGCACGCTGCTGTTCATCGTGACCACGGGCCTGGTCTACCACCTGATCCTGGCGTCCGAGTCGAGCCCGTTCTCCATGACGGGCGAGGGAGCCACCCTCACGGGCTGGCCGGCACTCGCCAACCAGATCCTCCACACGGTGACCCCGATCGCGGCGCTCCTGGACTGGCTGCTCCTGACCAGCCCACCCCCACTGGCGCTGCGCCACGCGACGGCCTGGCTCCTCTACCCCCTCGCCTACCTGGCCTTCTCCCTGGCGAGAGGAGAACTGCTCCCCTCCGGAACCGCGGCCCGCTACCTCTACCCGTTCCTCGACGTCGACCAGCACGGCTACAAGAGCGTCCTTGGCAACGCCCTCCTCCTCGGCCTCGCCATCTACGCCCTGGCCCTCCTCCTCATCGCCCTCGACCACATCCGCCCCGACCCCATCCGCCGCCGCGCCAAAACCGGATTTCGCCTCCGGCCACCGGTGGGCTAAAGTAAACGACGTCGCCGCGACAAGCAGGACAAGCAGCGACATCGGGGTGTAGCGCAGCTTGGCAGCGCGCTTCGTTCGGGACGAAGAGGTCGTGGGTTCAAATCCCGCCACCCCGACAGCTGTATCACCAGGTCAGGGGCCTGATCCGCTTAGCGGGTCGGGC
Above is a genomic segment from Streptomyces sp. R21 containing:
- a CDS encoding transglycosylase domain-containing protein: MPKKRSGGGLSPTQQAAKFLGVSVLAGAVMAGIALPAAGALGLAAKGSVKGFDEIPDNLKSPSLSQRTTILDNQGGQIATVYSRDRTIVDLKDMSPYMQKAIVAIEDSRYYEHGAVDLKGILRAVNQNAQNGGVAQGASTLTQQLVKNYFVEEAGDDPTKVAEATQQTLGRKIRELKYAIQLEEKLGKKKILENYLNITFFGEQAYGVEAAAHRYFSKPAKDLNLQESALLAGIVQSPSRYDPVNDEAEATKRRNTVLQRMAETHDISQQEADKAKEKPLGLHVSKPKNGCITAVKGAGFFCDYVREVFLSDPVFGKSKEARAKIWNQGGLTIRTTLDPQSQKSAQASIKEHVNKSDDVATAATIVEPGTGKILAMGQSRPYGFGKHETQINLSVNKDMGGGAGYQPGSTFKPIVAAAAIEGGKSATQQYSSPYEMEYPSPISACDGRIWKNDPSDPAKLSNENESEHGPYGMKEATAKSVNTYYVQLISDIGICPATEMAAKMGADRADGRKMDQAPSIALGTQEMSPLTMANAYATFASRGMYCTPIAIESISQVVGGAKKSLEVPKSTCSRAMSETTADTVSTLLKGVVEDGTGQQAGLGSRPSAGKTGTTDSRYAAWFVGYTPNMAGAVWVGDPAHKRRMTEISIGGVYHAKVYGGEVPGPIWRDMMTGALDGRPAPDFNLVNIPDPEKSKGRDDGDNGDHHGNGNGNGNGNGDNGGQTDGGTDGGTDGGTFPTPTFSLPDGFIQGQSNGGNGNGGGNGP
- a CDS encoding GatB/YqeY domain-containing protein, with the translated sequence MTNLKSKLQADLNAAIKERDELRSSTLRLTLTAITKEEVAGTTKRELSDDEVQKVITKEAKKRREAADAFAQGGRAESAEREKAEGEILAAYLPKQLSDEELQQIVAQAVEDARAAGAEGPRAMGQVMKIVNPKVAGLAEGGRVAALVKQLLAGA
- a CDS encoding metallophosphoesterase, with the translated sequence MRARYGVPLGIMAAGAAGLLYSAGFEARSFRLRRVTVPVLPPGMRPLRVLQVSDIHMVGGQYKKQRWLRSLAGLRPDFVINTGDNLSDTEGVPEVLDALGPLMEFPGAYVFGSNDYYGPRPRNPARYLFEKAQGRHGLNGNAPVVNAVHNPWEDLRDGFDAAGWLNLTNCRGTLKIEGAEIELTGLDDPHIKRDRYARVAGGPSEGADFSMGVVHAPYLRTLDAFTADGYPLVLAGHTHGGQLCLPFYGAFVTNCDLDTDRVKGLSKHTAEGRTSYLHVSAGCGTNRYTPVRFACPPEASLLTLVGRE
- a CDS encoding Pr6Pr family membrane protein; translation: MTTPIPKDIPDLPAITGMPALMPSVVPASAVVAPVRRPLAAAFRLLVALVAAAGVTIDLVVGSPARVLSYFTIQSNILVALVFTLAAARAWTARRPLPPLVTGGTLLFIVTTGLVYHLILASESSPFSMTGEGATLTGWPALANQILHTVTPIAALLDWLLLTSPPPLALRHATAWLLYPLAYLAFSLARGELLPSGTAARYLYPFLDVDQHGYKSVLGNALLLGLAIYALALLLIALDHIRPDPIRRRAKTGFRLRPPVG